A stretch of the bacterium genome encodes the following:
- a CDS encoding polysaccharide deacetylase family protein: MAPASLKERLTSPFVTRRLPVGDDRRVLLTFDDGPTPGVTDGVLARLEDHGAHAIFFVVGRRIERDASLLPDVLASGHALGNHSTLHDDARLPSPVAYHRDVRLCRDLIARASGAPPPFFRAPAGRLHPASLLAPLVLGMKHVLWSLDSRDWRCRDDDDARAVAREVLDTVSDRDIILLHDYAGYIHALLDVLLPGLAAAGYDLGTGLSALGTGRAPRS; the protein is encoded by the coding sequence ATGGCTCCCGCGAGCCTGAAGGAACGACTCACATCCCCATTCGTGACCAGGCGGCTGCCGGTCGGCGACGACCGGCGCGTCCTGCTCACTTTCGACGACGGGCCCACACCCGGCGTGACCGACGGCGTCCTGGCGCGGCTCGAAGACCACGGCGCGCACGCGATCTTCTTCGTCGTGGGCAGGCGCATCGAACGCGACGCGTCCCTGTTGCCGGACGTGTTGGCCTCGGGGCACGCCCTCGGCAACCATTCGACCCTGCATGACGACGCGCGCCTGCCCTCGCCCGTCGCCTACCATCGCGACGTGAGGCTCTGCCGCGACCTGATCGCGCGTGCGTCCGGCGCTCCCCCGCCGTTCTTCCGCGCCCCGGCGGGCAGACTGCATCCCGCGAGCCTGCTGGCCCCCCTGGTCCTGGGCATGAAGCACGTGCTGTGGTCCCTCGACAGCCGGGACTGGCGTTGCCGGGACGACGACGACGCGCGCGCCGTCGCCCGCGAGGTCCTGGATACCGTCTCCGACCGCGACATCATCCTGCTCCACGACTACGCCGGGTACATCCACGCCCTGCTGGACGTGCTCCTGCCCGGCCTCGCCGCGGCCGGCTATGACCTGGGGACGGGATTGTCCGCGCTCGGGACGGGAAGGGCACCCCGATCATGA
- a CDS encoding glycosyltransferase family 4 protein, which produces MVERVLHVLTQRPGLTGSGVTLDALTHCAAAAGVEQLALVGVPADAEYAVAGLDRDRVRPLRFETGELPFPVPGMSDVMPYRSTVFSTMDAAQLAAYRNAWREHIARAIAELRPQVIHVNHLWLVGAMVKDLAPASPVVSHCHATGLRQMSLCPHLAEEVRRGCRRNEIIAVLHRGHAAQVARMLDLPPARLRVVGAGYREDIFRWDDGAVRTGNILYVGKYSLSKGLTCLLDAVAELAVSRPDCVLHVVGDGAGAEADALRARMQTMSPRVVLHGILAQADLARLMNRCAVCVLPSFYEGVPLVLAEALACGCRLVGTELPGIRDQLAGPFAGAMALVPAPRLEGVDRPRGEDLPGFVAALTAALADALARPPLGDPADALPGALAPFAWSAVYRRLAAVWAELAAC; this is translated from the coding sequence ATGGTCGAGAGGGTTCTGCATGTTCTCACCCAGCGCCCCGGGCTGACCGGCAGCGGCGTGACCCTGGACGCGCTGACGCATTGCGCCGCCGCCGCCGGGGTCGAGCAGCTCGCGCTGGTAGGCGTGCCGGCGGACGCGGAATACGCCGTCGCGGGCCTGGACCGGGACCGGGTCCGTCCCCTGCGGTTCGAGACCGGCGAGCTGCCGTTCCCGGTGCCCGGCATGAGTGACGTCATGCCCTATCGCAGCACCGTGTTCTCCACCATGGACGCGGCCCAGCTCGCGGCCTATCGAAACGCGTGGCGCGAACACATCGCGCGCGCGATCGCCGAGCTGCGGCCGCAGGTGATCCACGTCAACCACCTGTGGCTGGTCGGCGCCATGGTCAAGGACCTGGCTCCCGCTTCGCCCGTGGTCAGCCACTGCCATGCCACCGGCCTGCGGCAGATGTCGCTCTGTCCGCACCTGGCAGAGGAGGTGCGGCGCGGCTGTCGCCGCAACGAGATCATCGCCGTGCTCCATCGGGGGCATGCCGCACAGGTGGCGCGGATGCTGGATCTGCCCCCGGCGCGCCTCAGGGTGGTGGGTGCCGGCTATCGCGAAGACATCTTCCGCTGGGACGATGGGGCCGTCCGCACCGGCAACATCCTGTACGTTGGCAAGTACAGCCTGTCCAAGGGACTGACTTGCCTGCTCGATGCTGTGGCGGAACTGGCGGTGTCCAGGCCGGACTGCGTGCTCCACGTGGTGGGGGACGGCGCGGGCGCCGAGGCCGACGCCTTGCGCGCCCGCATGCAGACCATGTCGCCGCGGGTCGTGCTGCACGGCATCCTCGCCCAGGCCGATCTCGCAAGGCTGATGAACCGCTGCGCGGTCTGCGTCCTGCCGTCCTTCTACGAGGGTGTGCCCCTGGTGCTGGCCGAGGCGCTGGCCTGCGGCTGCCGCCTGGTGGGCACGGAGTTGCCGGGCATACGGGATCAACTCGCCGGTCCGTTCGCGGGGGCCATGGCCCTGGTGCCCGCGCCCCGCCTGGAGGGCGTGGACCGGCCGCGAGGCGAAGACCTGCCGGGTTTCGTCGCCGCCCTGACCGCGGCCTTGGCCGACGCCCTCGCGCGCCCCCCGCTGGGCGATCCGGCGGACGCCCTCCCCGGTGCGTTGGCTCCCTTCGCCTGGTCCGCCGTCTACCGTCGCCTGGCGGCCGTCTGGGCCGAGCTCGCGGCGTGTTGA
- a CDS encoding glycosyltransferase family 2 protein: MSRISVVVLTYKRREAVLALLRELVELRDHDLEVIVVDNGSEDGTAEAVAERHPAVELIVLRENRGVGARNEGLALAGGGIVVTLDDDMRGLDETDLRRLRTVFTERPRLGALCFKVTRPDADEVRDWVHHRPVEDADGAFDTYEITEGAVAYRATALAESGFYREDFFISHEGLELAYRLLDRGWEIAYDGSLSVEHHHAAGGRSSWRRYYYDTRNLFWVATLHQPLGYAVRYLALGATAMGYYALRDGFLPTWLRAVRDGLRGISGLRPERRTWSAGTRAFIRGVDAGRPGFLYLARKRMRQKDFSLE; this comes from the coding sequence ATGAGCCGGATCTCCGTCGTCGTGCTCACATACAAGCGCCGCGAAGCGGTGCTGGCGCTCCTGCGCGAGCTCGTCGAGTTGCGCGATCACGACCTCGAGGTGATCGTGGTGGACAACGGCAGCGAGGATGGCACGGCGGAAGCCGTCGCGGAGCGCCACCCCGCCGTCGAACTGATCGTACTGCGCGAGAATCGCGGCGTGGGGGCGCGCAACGAGGGGCTCGCCCTGGCGGGCGGCGGGATCGTCGTCACCCTCGACGACGACATGCGCGGTCTCGACGAGACCGACCTGCGCCGCCTGAGGACCGTCTTCACCGAACGTCCCCGTCTCGGCGCCCTGTGCTTCAAGGTCACCAGGCCGGATGCGGACGAGGTGCGCGACTGGGTCCACCACCGTCCGGTGGAGGACGCGGACGGGGCCTTCGACACCTACGAGATAACAGAGGGCGCCGTCGCCTACAGGGCTACGGCGCTGGCCGAGTCGGGATTCTATCGCGAGGATTTCTTCATCAGCCACGAGGGGCTCGAGCTCGCCTACAGGTTGCTGGACCGGGGCTGGGAGATCGCGTACGACGGCAGCCTCTCCGTCGAGCATCACCACGCCGCAGGCGGCCGCTCGAGCTGGCGACGCTATTACTACGACACGCGCAACCTCTTCTGGGTGGCCACGCTGCATCAACCGCTCGGCTACGCCGTACGTTACCTGGCGCTCGGCGCGACCGCCATGGGCTACTACGCGCTGAGGGACGGATTCCTGCCGACCTGGCTCAGAGCCGTGAGGGACGGCCTGCGGGGCATTTCCGGCCTGAGGCCCGAGCGCCGGACCTGGTCTGCGGGAACCCGCGCGTTCATCCGCGGCGTCGATGCCGGGCGCCCCGGCTTCCTGTATTTGGCCCGAAAAAGGATGCGACAAAAGGACTTCAGTTTGGAATAA